Proteins encoded by one window of Paroedura picta isolate Pp20150507F chromosome 9, Ppicta_v3.0, whole genome shotgun sequence:
- the ZFAND1 gene encoding AN1-type zinc finger protein 1, which yields MAELEIGRHCAVEGCRQLDFLPFVCDGCSQVFCLQHRSRSAHGCSEVNLKSEEVKPDLHKSFLCSYRGCDGKELVPVLCSFCEKQFCLRHRHQPDHECEALEAPKPRMAVTQQLVKNIVDSKKETTVMKRCKGAKNAETAAKVALMKLKMHACGDNSLPLTERIYLQVFLPKGNKEKSKPMFFCSKWSIGRVIDSAAALASLKNDNNKSIAKKLRLCHPASGEAVPVDHTLGSWLSNKECPLHNGGNVILEYLDNETRFLEDTNSYVE from the exons ATTTTCTACCTTTTGTGTGTGATGGCTGCTCCCAAGTTTTCTG TCTTCAGCACCGAAGCCGATCTGCTCATGGTTGCTCTGAG GTAAACCTGAAAAGCGAGGAAGTGAAACCAGATCTTCACAAATCCTTCTTGTGCTCATACAGAGGTTGTGATGGGAAAGAACTTGTACCAGTACTGTGCTCATTTTGTGAAAAGCAGTTTTGTTTAAG GCACCGTCATCAGCCGGACCATGAATGTGAGGCCCTAGAAGCCCCTAAGCCTCGCATGGCTGTCACCCAACAACTTGTTAAAAATATTGTAG ATTCCAAGAAAGAAACCACGGTGATGAAAAGATGCAAGGGAGCCAAGAACGCTGAAACagcagcaaaagtggccctgATGAAACTCAAAATGCATGCTTGTGGGGATAACTCCTTGCCACTG ACTGAGAGAATCTACTTGCAAGTATTTTTACCAAAAGGAAACAAGGAGAAAAGCAAGCCCATGTTCTTTTGCAGTAAATGGAGCATTGGCAGAGTAATTGATTCAGCAGCTGCCTTGGCAAGCCTTAaaaacgacaacaacaaaagcatcGCCAAG AAATTAAGACTGTGCCACCCAGCATCAGGAGAAGCTGTACCTGTGGACCACACCTTGGGCTCTTGGCTAAGCAACAAAGAATGCCCACTCCATAATGGCGGGAATGTTATTTTGGAGTATCTTGATAATGAAACTCGGTTTTTAGAAGATACAAATTCATATGTAGAATAA